The nucleotide sequence GATCAAGCACGAGCCGGTGGGCGATCACCGGGACCGCGATCTCCTGAATATGATCCGGGGTGACAAAGTCCTGACCGTCGAACAGGGCCAGGGCACGGGCCGTTTGGATCAGGGCAAGAGAGGCCCTGGGACTTGCTCCCAGCACCAGACCGGGAAAAGAGCGGGTGGCATGGACCAGCTGAACAATATAGTGCTTGAGCTCCTCGCTGATATGGACGGCATGGACCTGCTTTTTGACCCGCAGGATATCCGCTGCTGTTGCGCAGGCTGAGATATCCTCAATGGGATGCCTGCCTGCCTGATTGGAGAGCACAGCGACCTCGTCTTCCACACTGACATAACCGAGGCTGAACTGGAGGGCAAAACGATCCATCTGGGCTTCAGGCAGGGGATAGGTACCCCGTGATTCCACCGGGTTCTGGGTGGCAATGACAAAGAAGAGATCTTCAAGCCGGTAATTGCTCCCATCAATACTCACCTGTTTCTCTGCCATTGCCTCCAGCAGGGCAGACTGGGTACGGGGCGAGGCCCTGTTGATCTCATCTGCCAGCAGGATATTGGTAAAGACCGGCCCCCTGTGGAGACGAAACGCCTTGTCCTTGGGATCAAAGATGGACACACCAAGGATATCCGAGGGAAGGAGGTCCGGGGTGAACTGGAGGCGGGTGAACTGGGTCTTGATGGAGAGGGCCAGGGTCTTGGCCAGGGTTGTCTTGCCGGTGCCGGGATAATCTTCCAGCAGGATATGTCCTCCTCCGGCAAAACCGGCCAGCAGGAGGCGGATGGAATCTGCCTGCCCCTTCATGACCTGCCCGATATTGGCTGCAACTCTATGCAGGATTGCAGCTGTGGTCTTATTGTCCGTCATAGTGTTCTATCTTATCTCTGTGCTGTCTCTTTCAGGCTATAGAGAGGACCGCGTCTTGGGATCCCTTTTTCCTTACCAGGGCAAGAAAAAAACATGTTGGGTTCAAAATGTTGAATATTTCTTCCCTCAGGGACCATGTCGTGTTACTCTCTCTGGAAAAATTATATCATACACTCATCGGTTACGCTTGTCAGGCCCAAGAAATCGATAAAAAGCGAAATCGATAGCGTCTGTATTGCCAGGAACAGGGTACCAGGCCTTCTTTTTTCAATATTTATGTGCGGCCTCGCTTTTTCTTTCATGACGCATGAGGGGACGACAGGGAACGTGCCTCCCTAAAATGGATGCCACAGGGTGTCTCTTTTATGAAAACAAAAAATCAGCAAAAGAACTCTGGACAAAAAATATCGACATGATAAAAATAACATCTTTAACATGTATTGATCTTGTCGTGTACATAGGCTTTTGAGAGCTCACAGGAGAAAGAATGAAGAAATATTCGATCGGCAGCATAACCACTCTGTTGCTCATGCTGTTTGCGATCCCAATAATAGCAGGAACCCTGGATGAAGTACAAAAACGCGGGAGCTTGGCGTGCGGTGTCTCCACTGGCCTGCCGGGATTTTCCGCAACCGATGAAAAGGGCAACTGGAAAGGCCTGGATGTTGATGGCTGTCGGGCCATTGCTGCTGCTGTTCTTGGTGATGCAAGCAAGGTGAAGTATGTCGCTCTGAATGCTAAAGAGCGTTTTACCGCCCTCCAGTCTGGAGAGATTGATGTGCTGGTGCGCGGGACCACCTGGACCAAACATCGTGACACCGCACTCGGTTTAAACTTTGCCGGGGTCAATTATTATGACGGGCAAGGTTTTATGGTGCTCAAGAAGCTTGGCGTCACATCAGCAAAAGAACTTGACGGCGCGATTTTCTGCATTCATGCCGGAACCACAACTGAGCTGAACTTGGCTGATTATTTCTCCAAAAACGGCATGGAATACGACGCAATAGTCTTTGATACCCATGATCAGGCTGTCAGAGGATTTGAGGTCGGACGCTGTGACTGCCTGACCTCTGATCAATCGCAACTCTATGCCCTGCGCACCCAGCTGAGTAAGCCGTATAGTGCTGTCATTTTGAATGAGGTTATCTCCAAGGAGCCCTTGGGCCCGGTTGTCCGTCAAGGGGATGATGCCTGGTTTAATGTGGTGCGCTGGTCTTTTTTCGCCATGCTCAACGCCGAAGAATTGCGGGTGACATCCGCCAATGTCGACGCAATGAGGAGAACCTCTGTTAATCCTGCTGTTCGCCGTCTTCTGGGCCTGGATGGTGATAAGGGCCAGAGCCTGGGGCTGCCGGACGACTGGAGTTACCAGATCATCAAACAGATCGGCAATTACTCCGAAGTCTTTGAACGCAATGTGGGTAAAGGCTCTGCCTTAAGGATCAAACGCGGACTGAACGCCTTATGGAAGGACGGGGGCATCCAGTTTGCTCCACCCATGCGCTGACAGTGATAAGTAAAACGGAAGACATAACCCGATGGTGGAACCAAGGGCGAAATAGGATCTTACTCTTTCAGATCCTTCTGATGCTGGGCACGGTACTGTTTTTTCTTCTGATCGGAGCCAACGCCCTCAAAAACCTGGAACAACAGGGAATAACCAGCGGATTTGCTTTTCTCTCCCAAAAAGCCGGATTCAGCATCATTCAGACCCTGATTTCCTATTCCGAATCCAGCACCTACGGCAGAACCTTTCTGGTCGGTCTGCTCAACACCATGCTGGTTTCTGTTTTAGGGATTATCTGCGCAACCGTCCTCGGCTTTCTTATTGGAATCGCCAGACTCTCTTCCAACTGGCTGATTGCCAAATTAGCAGCAATCTATATTGAAATTTTCCGCAACCTCCCCCTTCTCCTGCAAGTCTTTTTCTGGTATTTTGCCGTCCTTCGCTCCCTTCCCCTTCCCCGCAATAGCCTGCATTTCGGAGACTGGTTCTTTTTGAATATTCGAGGGATCTATATCCCACGCCCGCTTCCTGGCCAAGGACTGACGGCCCTGATTATTGTTTTCGGGGTAAGTATTGCGGCGATTTATGCGTTGAAAATATGGGCACGAAAACATCAAGAGAAGACAGGGAAAGAACCACCAACCTTGCTCATTTCCCTGGCAATACTCATTATACCATCCAC is from Candidatus Electrothrix sp. GW3-4 and encodes:
- a CDS encoding MoxR family ATPase — protein: MTDNKTTAAILHRVAANIGQVMKGQADSIRLLLAGFAGGGHILLEDYPGTGKTTLAKTLALSIKTQFTRLQFTPDLLPSDILGVSIFDPKDKAFRLHRGPVFTNILLADEINRASPRTQSALLEAMAEKQVSIDGSNYRLEDLFFVIATQNPVESRGTYPLPEAQMDRFALQFSLGYVSVEDEVAVLSNQAGRHPIEDISACATAADILRVKKQVHAVHISEELKHYIVQLVHATRSFPGLVLGASPRASLALIQTARALALFDGQDFVTPDHIQEIAVPVIAHRLVLDPQARFSGQTAQGIVEEIVETVPVPA
- a CDS encoding amino acid ABC transporter substrate-binding protein; its protein translation is MKKYSIGSITTLLLMLFAIPIIAGTLDEVQKRGSLACGVSTGLPGFSATDEKGNWKGLDVDGCRAIAAAVLGDASKVKYVALNAKERFTALQSGEIDVLVRGTTWTKHRDTALGLNFAGVNYYDGQGFMVLKKLGVTSAKELDGAIFCIHAGTTTELNLADYFSKNGMEYDAIVFDTHDQAVRGFEVGRCDCLTSDQSQLYALRTQLSKPYSAVILNEVISKEPLGPVVRQGDDAWFNVVRWSFFAMLNAEELRVTSANVDAMRRTSVNPAVRRLLGLDGDKGQSLGLPDDWSYQIIKQIGNYSEVFERNVGKGSALRIKRGLNALWKDGGIQFAPPMR
- a CDS encoding amino acid ABC transporter permease, which produces MLGTVLFFLLIGANALKNLEQQGITSGFAFLSQKAGFSIIQTLISYSESSTYGRTFLVGLLNTMLVSVLGIICATVLGFLIGIARLSSNWLIAKLAAIYIEIFRNLPLLLQVFFWYFAVLRSLPLPRNSLHFGDWFFLNIRGIYIPRPLPGQGLTALIIVFGVSIAAIYALKIWARKHQEKTGKEPPTLLISLAILIIPSTITWFSSGEPLQWELPALKGLNFKGGLTVIPELAALLFALTIYTASLIAEIVRSGILSVSHCQTEAARALGLPHRKILRLVVIPQAMRVMIPQMTSQYLNLVKNSSLATAIGYPDLVSVFAGTSLNQTGQAIEIIAMTMAVYLTINLTISWLMNRYNERILLQEQ